In Thermoanaerobaculales bacterium, one DNA window encodes the following:
- a CDS encoding cytochrome ubiquinol oxidase subunit I, with product MGYPIWDLAIGGSLLMALVAIPHVIVSHFAIGGGLLIAVTETLAVKRGDRELRGLAKRSSLVLILVSTVFGVISGVGIWVVAGLVSPGAISTLIHTYVWGWAIEWVFFVVEIVAALIYYATWNTISKRAHLLVGWIYFVGAYLSLVIINGIITFMLTPGRWLETGAFWDGFFNPTYWPSLVLRTGICLMMATAFMVFPAMRTAAAHRDRLVRYLGWWMVAGALVSYAGYRWWEAVLPDSVQGLFRGAAPALATLAATRHFALWALTAALVVAAVILLARPRLARPATAAVLALAAFAFFGGYERLREGARKPFLIHSHTFSNGLQVADIAAVNERGVLATAGWGARAAAADPAVTGREVFRAQCAACHTLDGYQSIRKALPSVADVLAVAADDPPGSGARAFRARCAACHAGVSFDDMRGVLPSANEVRGDPGMIRDLNQGMITATLVKLRGMGAAYAAADRTRMIDTSALPSPYMPPFVGTEPELGALSAHLGSLADDRQPRVAMRGGE from the coding sequence ATGGGCTATCCGATCTGGGATCTGGCCATCGGCGGATCGCTGCTGATGGCGCTGGTGGCGATCCCGCACGTGATCGTGTCCCACTTCGCGATCGGCGGCGGCTTGCTGATCGCGGTGACCGAGACGCTGGCGGTGAAGCGCGGCGACCGGGAGCTGCGCGGGCTCGCCAAACGGTCGTCGCTGGTGCTGATCCTGGTGTCGACGGTGTTCGGGGTGATCTCGGGGGTCGGGATCTGGGTGGTGGCCGGTCTGGTGTCCCCAGGTGCGATCTCGACGCTGATCCACACCTACGTCTGGGGATGGGCCATCGAGTGGGTCTTCTTCGTGGTCGAGATCGTGGCCGCCCTGATCTACTACGCGACCTGGAACACGATCTCCAAGCGCGCCCACCTGCTCGTGGGATGGATCTACTTCGTCGGCGCCTACCTCAGCCTGGTGATCATCAACGGCATCATCACCTTCATGCTGACCCCGGGGCGCTGGCTGGAGACCGGGGCGTTCTGGGACGGCTTCTTCAACCCGACCTACTGGCCGAGCCTGGTTCTGCGCACCGGCATCTGCCTGATGATGGCGACCGCGTTCATGGTGTTCCCGGCGATGCGCACCGCGGCGGCCCATCGGGACCGCCTGGTGCGCTACCTCGGCTGGTGGATGGTCGCCGGGGCGCTGGTCAGCTATGCGGGCTACCGGTGGTGGGAAGCGGTGCTGCCGGACTCGGTCCAGGGGCTGTTCCGGGGCGCGGCGCCCGCGCTCGCGACCCTCGCCGCGACCCGCCACTTCGCGCTGTGGGCGCTGACGGCGGCGCTGGTGGTCGCCGCCGTCATCCTGCTGGCGCGACCGCGGCTGGCGCGGCCGGCGACCGCCGCGGTCCTGGCGCTTGCCGCCTTCGCTTTCTTCGGCGGCTACGAGCGGCTGCGCGAGGGCGCGCGCAAGCCCTTCCTGATCCACAGCCATACCTTCTCCAACGGCCTGCAGGTCGCGGACATCGCGGCGGTCAACGAGCGAGGTGTGCTCGCCACGGCGGGATGGGGGGCGCGCGCCGCGGCCGCGGACCCGGCCGTCACCGGCCGCGAGGTTTTCCGCGCCCAGTGCGCGGCCTGCCACACCCTCGACGGCTACCAGTCGATCCGGAAGGCGCTGCCGTCGGTGGCCGACGTGCTCGCGGTGGCGGCCGACGATCCACCCGGATCGGGCGCCCGCGCCTTCCGCGCCCGGTGTGCGGCCTGTCACGCCGGTGTGAGCTTCGACGACATGAGGGGCGTGCTGCCGAGCGCGAACGAGGTGCGGGGCGACCCCGGCATGATCCGGGACCTCAACCAGGGCATGATCACGGCCACGCTGGTGAAGCTGCGCGGCATGGGCGCGGCCTACGCCGCGGCCGACCGGACGAGGATGATCGACACCAGCGCCTTGCCGAGCCCGTACATGCCGCCGTTCGTCGGCACCGAGCCGGAGCTGGGCGCGCTGTCGGCCCACCTCGGCAGCCTTGCCGACGACCGCCAGCCCCGGGTGGCGATGAGAGGGGGTGAGTGA
- a CDS encoding transcriptional repressor: MTKLAQRAQKLFIQHLRENNLKVTQERLALLDEIFSSDEHLDADDLLARMKSKSRKVSRATVYRTLDLLVQCGLVRKSRLGREHYFYEKMEPGGGHHHMVCTATGKIIEFWDAELDERLRRICQEHKFRPSFISIQIQGLSDEGQKVEQETTFF; this comes from the coding sequence ATGACCAAACTCGCACAACGCGCCCAGAAGCTGTTCATCCAACACCTGCGGGAGAACAACCTCAAGGTGACACAGGAGCGCCTCGCGCTGCTCGACGAGATCTTCTCGAGCGACGAGCACCTCGACGCGGACGACCTGCTCGCGCGGATGAAGTCCAAGAGCCGCAAGGTGTCGCGCGCCACCGTCTACCGCACCCTCGACCTGCTCGTACAGTGCGGCCTGGTGCGCAAGAGCCGGCTCGGCCGCGAGCACTACTTCTACGAGAAGATGGAGCCCGGCGGTGGTCACCACCACATGGTGTGCACCGCGACCGGCAAGATCATCGAGTTCTGGGACGCCGAGCTCGACGAGCGGCTGCGCCGGATCTGCCAGGAGCACAAGTTCCGGCCGTCGTTCATCTCGATCCAGATCCAGGGATTGAGCGACGAGGGCCAGAAGGTCGAGCAGGAGACGACGTTCTTCTGA
- the tyrS gene encoding tyrosine--tRNA ligase gives MNDLKLQQQVEYLTKGCVDVIPAAELEAKLRRSQATGRPLSVKVGFDPSAPDLHLGHTVVIRKMRHFQQLGHTVVFLIGDFTGMIGDPTGKKATRPQLTRDQIEANAATYRRQIFKLLDPETTVIDFNSRWLGALSSEDWIRLAATVTVAQMLEREDFRGRYAKGQPIALHEFLYPLAQAYDSVSLATDVELGGTDQLFNLLMGRHVMRERGMEPQVVMTVPLLAGLDGSEKMSKSLDNYVAVEDAAGEMYGKLMSISDELMWTYWLLLTDRGADEIGALKAETARGARHPMAVKKELARTIVGEFHGAAAAALAEEEFGRVFSSRDLPTEIPEVEVTAPGAVVLLSKLLVSAGLVTSNTEARRLIEQGAVRVDGEAFRDARSELPTSRPEPLLIQVGKRRIARVTFSR, from the coding sequence GTGAACGACCTCAAGCTGCAGCAACAGGTCGAGTACCTCACCAAGGGGTGCGTCGACGTCATTCCGGCAGCCGAGCTCGAGGCGAAGCTCCGGCGCTCGCAGGCGACCGGCCGGCCGCTCTCGGTCAAGGTCGGCTTCGATCCGTCAGCGCCCGACCTCCACCTCGGTCACACGGTCGTGATCCGCAAGATGCGCCACTTTCAGCAGCTCGGCCACACCGTGGTGTTCCTGATCGGCGACTTCACCGGCATGATCGGCGACCCGACCGGGAAGAAGGCGACCCGGCCCCAGCTGACCCGTGATCAGATCGAGGCCAACGCCGCCACCTACCGCAGGCAGATCTTCAAGCTGCTCGACCCCGAGACCACGGTCATCGACTTCAACTCGCGGTGGCTGGGCGCGCTGAGCTCCGAGGACTGGATCCGGCTCGCGGCCACGGTCACCGTCGCCCAGATGCTGGAGCGCGAGGACTTCCGCGGGAGGTACGCGAAGGGTCAGCCGATCGCGCTGCACGAGTTCCTGTACCCGCTCGCCCAGGCCTACGACTCGGTGTCGCTCGCGACCGACGTCGAGCTGGGCGGGACGGACCAGCTGTTCAACCTGCTGATGGGGCGGCACGTGATGCGGGAGCGCGGCATGGAGCCCCAGGTGGTGATGACGGTGCCGCTCCTGGCGGGCCTCGACGGCAGCGAGAAGATGTCCAAGTCGCTCGACAACTACGTGGCGGTGGAGGACGCCGCCGGCGAGATGTACGGGAAGCTGATGTCGATCTCGGACGAGCTGATGTGGACGTACTGGCTGCTGCTGACCGACCGCGGTGCGGACGAGATCGGCGCGCTCAAGGCCGAGACCGCGCGCGGCGCCCGCCATCCGATGGCGGTCAAGAAGGAGCTGGCGCGAACCATCGTCGGCGAGTTCCACGGCGCGGCGGCGGCCGCCCTGGCCGAGGAGGAGTTCGGGCGGGTCTTCTCGTCGCGCGACCTGCCGACCGAGATCCCCGAGGTCGAGGTTACCGCGCCGGGCGCGGTGGTCCTGCTGTCGAAGCTGCTGGTGTCGGCCGGGCTCGTGACCTCCAACACGGAGGCCCGCCGGCTGATCGAGCAGGGCGCAGTCAGGGTGGACGGCGAGGCGTTTCGGGACGCGAGGTCCGAGCTGCCGACCTCCCGCCCCGAGCCGCTGCTGATCCAGGTCGGCAAGCGCCGCATTGCCCGCGTCACTTTCTCCCGCTAG
- a CDS encoding ferritin → MDVKVEKALNEQIHAEFFSFYLYLSVSAYFSAEHLDGFAHWMKIQAQEELLHAMKLFDYVNERSGSVRLAALEAPQREWASPSVAVEAVLNHERHISARINELVNLANTVKDHATTVVLHWYVNEQVEEEATADTLFHQVRMLEGSPHGLLMLDRELAGRTLSAPPPAE, encoded by the coding sequence ATGGACGTCAAGGTCGAAAAAGCGCTCAACGAGCAGATCCACGCCGAGTTCTTCTCCTTCTACCTCTACCTTTCGGTGTCCGCGTACTTCTCCGCCGAGCACCTGGACGGGTTCGCGCACTGGATGAAGATCCAGGCCCAGGAGGAGCTCCTTCATGCCATGAAGCTGTTCGATTACGTCAACGAGCGCAGCGGCTCGGTCCGGCTGGCGGCGCTGGAGGCGCCCCAACGGGAGTGGGCGTCGCCGTCGGTTGCCGTCGAGGCAGTGCTCAACCACGAGCGCCACATCTCGGCCCGGATCAACGAGCTCGTCAACCTCGCCAACACCGTCAAGGACCACGCCACCACCGTGGTACTCCACTGGTACGTCAATGAGCAGGTGGAGGAGGAGGCGACTGCGGACACCCTGTTCCATCAGGTCCGGATGCTGGAGGGCAGCCCGCACGGCCTGCTCATGCTCGACCGCGAGCTCGCCGGACGAACCCTGTCCGCCCCGCCGCCGGCGGAGTGA
- a CDS encoding RimK family alpha-L-glutamate ligase, translated as MRLLLLTARPDTEANRRLAAAARGLGVEAAILDAATLAAGAGGRPALEQDGVDLLDPLPGAVLARVGNWRPESVLAALEAAVDRGVATPNLPDAIRCGRDHWRTVRALAAAGLPVPDTLAGADPEALAGAAARRLGFPVVVKQRRSRMGVGVIRCDARDQLDAVLDTLWRLGDEVVVQRFHDAGGVSVRLLVVGERVAAGARLSAAPGDWRSNAARGGRAVGHQPSLEEERLALAAARAVGLGQCGVDLLPGERTVVVEVNPTPGFRHLEAATGVDVARALVEDAVRRGERS; from the coding sequence GTGCGGTTGCTGCTGCTCACCGCGCGGCCGGACACCGAGGCCAATCGACGGCTCGCTGCGGCGGCCCGCGGCCTCGGCGTGGAGGCCGCCATTCTCGACGCCGCGACGCTGGCCGCCGGCGCCGGCGGCCGGCCGGCGCTCGAGCAGGACGGCGTCGACCTCCTCGACCCGTTGCCCGGGGCGGTGCTCGCGCGCGTCGGCAACTGGCGCCCGGAGAGCGTGCTCGCGGCCCTCGAGGCGGCGGTCGATCGCGGGGTCGCGACTCCGAACCTGCCGGATGCGATCCGTTGCGGGCGCGACCACTGGCGGACGGTGCGGGCGCTGGCGGCGGCGGGCCTGCCGGTTCCCGACACGCTCGCCGGCGCCGACCCGGAGGCGCTGGCCGGCGCCGCCGCTCGCCGGCTGGGCTTCCCGGTGGTGGTCAAGCAGCGCCGCTCCCGGATGGGGGTTGGGGTCATCCGCTGCGACGCCCGCGACCAGCTCGACGCGGTGCTCGACACGCTGTGGCGGCTCGGCGACGAGGTCGTCGTGCAGCGCTTCCACGACGCCGGCGGCGTCAGCGTGAGGCTGCTGGTTGTCGGGGAGCGGGTCGCGGCCGGCGCGCGGCTGAGCGCCGCTCCCGGCGACTGGCGCTCGAACGCGGCGCGCGGCGGCCGTGCGGTCGGCCACCAGCCGAGCCTCGAGGAGGAGCGGCTCGCGCTGGCGGCTGCCCGCGCGGTCGGCCTCGGCCAGTGCGGCGTCGACCTGCTGCCGGGAGAGCGGACGGTGGTGGTCGAGGTCAATCCGACGCCTGGCTTCCGGCACCTCGAGGCCGCGACCGGGGTCGACGTGGCGCGGGCCCTGGTCGAGGACGCTGTCAGGAGAGGGGAAAGGAGCTAG
- a CDS encoding DUF4388 domain-containing protein, which yields MIQGNLDRLHLGDLLQWLQLGRLNGRLTLLGRQSKRHLDFLDGNIVYVSSSVPQERLASWLANEGLLPVEQLRRLLGLSLLRRTLFTNLLIDRGGFSVDGLRGSLTRLAETITSRVLAAGQVRFVFDSEYPVAQLLGMTLKVEPNTLVLEAARRTDENGHDAPPEEFFPTEFSGEAFDSFFWDLIRNGISDGDRVDGEEIVEIQTTIRNILTVLADWLTSSPGLVPLPTSQASRMTQRLGAQGPPDLDGLPHAVWNQMVLACCIRSPHLEPPETLPELARVAAELDLWQEMFDNETWLRPSARRIDELVESAAVSWSAAATAAAPHCGVSPGAASLAAHLVTVPTDLVLWVLSTLPVSHPHLQRTLARELPRRLGRSLAHMADFPPAIRQLFEGSLVTHLGACLHLGRDALPTSHVWPTTVPADSELLATMLPDGSLAEAAAAVRETIAKRELQQAVS from the coding sequence GTGATCCAGGGCAATCTCGACCGCCTCCACTTGGGGGATCTGCTGCAGTGGCTCCAGCTGGGCCGGCTGAACGGGAGGCTCACGCTGCTCGGCCGCCAGAGCAAGCGCCACCTCGACTTCCTGGACGGCAACATCGTCTACGTGTCGTCGTCGGTGCCGCAGGAGCGGCTGGCGAGCTGGCTGGCCAACGAGGGCCTGCTGCCGGTCGAGCAGCTGCGGCGGCTGCTCGGCCTGTCGCTGCTGCGCCGCACCCTGTTCACCAACCTGCTGATCGACCGCGGAGGCTTCTCCGTCGACGGGCTGCGCGGCAGCCTCACCCGGCTCGCGGAGACGATCACCAGCCGGGTCCTCGCCGCCGGCCAGGTCCGCTTCGTGTTCGACTCCGAGTATCCGGTCGCCCAGCTGCTCGGCATGACGTTGAAGGTCGAGCCGAACACGCTGGTCCTGGAGGCCGCCCGCCGGACTGACGAGAACGGCCACGACGCGCCGCCGGAGGAGTTCTTCCCCACCGAGTTCTCCGGCGAGGCCTTCGACTCCTTCTTCTGGGACCTCATCCGCAACGGCATCTCCGACGGCGACCGCGTCGATGGCGAGGAGATCGTCGAGATCCAGACCACGATCAGGAACATCCTGACCGTGCTCGCGGACTGGCTGACCTCGAGCCCTGGGCTGGTCCCGCTGCCGACCAGCCAGGCCAGCCGGATGACCCAGCGCCTCGGCGCGCAGGGGCCACCCGACCTCGACGGGCTCCCGCACGCGGTCTGGAACCAGATGGTGCTGGCGTGCTGCATCCGCAGCCCGCACCTGGAGCCCCCGGAGACGCTGCCCGAGCTCGCCCGGGTCGCGGCCGAGCTCGACCTGTGGCAGGAGATGTTCGACAACGAGACCTGGCTGAGGCCGTCCGCTCGCAGGATCGACGAGCTGGTCGAGAGCGCCGCCGTGTCGTGGTCCGCCGCGGCCACCGCCGCCGCTCCGCATTGCGGCGTCTCCCCTGGTGCCGCCAGCCTCGCCGCCCACCTGGTGACGGTCCCCACCGATCTCGTCCTGTGGGTGCTGTCGACCCTGCCGGTGTCCCACCCGCACCTCCAGCGCACCCTGGCGCGCGAGCTGCCGCGGCGGCTGGGGAGGAGCCTCGCCCACATGGCCGACTTCCCGCCGGCCATCCGTCAGCTCTTCGAGGGCTCGCTCGTCACCCACCTCGGCGCCTGCCTCCACCTCGGTCGCGACGCGCTCCCCACCTCCCACGTCTGGCCCACGACCGTGCCCGCCGACTCGGAGCTGCTCGCCACCATGCTGCCCGACGGCAGCCTTGCCGAGGCCGCCGCCGCCGTCCGCGAGACGATCGCGAAACGGGAGCTGCAGCAGGCGGTGAGCTGA
- a CDS encoding secondary thiamine-phosphate synthase enzyme YjbQ encodes MSVFHHQLEVPTTGHGQVVDITDEVRRWLAEIGGAEGVVTVFVPGSTAAVTTLEFEPGCVRDLEEALERLAPSDRPYHHDQRWGDGNGFSHLRAALLGPSLTVPVAGGRCVLGTWQQVVLVECDVRPRRRRVALTFVGGRAGEA; translated from the coding sequence ATGAGCGTCTTCCATCACCAATTGGAGGTCCCGACCACCGGCCACGGGCAGGTGGTCGACATCACCGACGAGGTCCGCCGCTGGCTGGCCGAGATCGGGGGGGCGGAGGGCGTCGTCACGGTCTTCGTCCCCGGCTCCACCGCCGCGGTGACGACCCTCGAGTTCGAGCCGGGGTGCGTCCGCGACCTCGAGGAGGCGCTCGAGCGCCTCGCCCCCTCCGACCGGCCCTACCACCACGATCAGCGGTGGGGCGACGGCAATGGCTTCTCCCACCTGCGCGCGGCCCTTCTCGGACCGTCGCTGACGGTGCCGGTGGCGGGCGGCCGGTGCGTGCTCGGGACCTGGCAGCAGGTGGTGCTCGTCGAGTGCGATGTGCGGCCGCGACGGCGGCGGGTCGCGCTCACCTTCGTCGGCGGGCGCGCTGGGGAGGCCTGA
- a CDS encoding phosphoribosyltransferase family protein has translation MRLAGVISASCEAFLPCLCLHCGEPVGGDQIGLCGACWPTVVPRAGVVCPRCAGPCDGALVECLTCQASAPAQLGTVAWGEYDGALRSAVLGLKTRGRDELSEPLGRRLAARIAVEDWSFDLELVVHVPSHPLRLVRRGWPAAASLARVVGRELGLPARPLLKRRGLQRQTGRSRAERTALPRRSFRAAGAVAGRCVLIVDDVTTTGTTLSRAAEVLLAAGADAVYCAAMAVTPDSRRAT, from the coding sequence GTGCGACTGGCGGGCGTGATCTCGGCGTCGTGCGAGGCGTTCCTCCCCTGCCTCTGCCTGCACTGCGGTGAGCCGGTCGGCGGCGATCAGATCGGGCTCTGCGGCGCGTGCTGGCCGACCGTGGTGCCGCGGGCGGGCGTGGTCTGCCCGCGCTGCGCCGGCCCCTGCGACGGCGCGCTGGTCGAGTGCCTGACGTGCCAGGCCTCCGCTCCGGCGCAGCTCGGCACCGTCGCCTGGGGCGAGTATGACGGCGCGCTGCGCAGCGCTGTGCTCGGCCTCAAGACCCGCGGCCGCGACGAGCTCTCGGAGCCGCTCGGCCGGCGCCTCGCCGCCCGGATCGCGGTCGAGGACTGGTCCTTCGACCTCGAGCTGGTCGTCCACGTCCCGTCGCACCCGCTGCGCCTGGTCCGGCGGGGCTGGCCGGCCGCCGCCTCGCTCGCCCGCGTCGTGGGGCGTGAGCTCGGCCTGCCGGCGCGGCCGCTGCTCAAGCGCCGCGGACTTCAGCGCCAGACCGGCCGCAGCCGGGCCGAGCGAACCGCGCTGCCGCGGCGGTCGTTCCGCGCCGCCGGGGCGGTGGCCGGGCGCTGTGTGCTGATCGTCGATGACGTGACCACGACCGGCACCACGCTGAGCCGAGCCGCGGAGGTTCTGCTCGCGGCTGGCGCCGACGCCGTGTACTGCGCCGCGATGGCGGTGACACCCGATAGCAGGAGAGCCACATGA
- a CDS encoding proline dehydrogenase family protein, whose product MSVFDQLVKHGLPLIPKPIVGYFARPYVAGSTLDDAVRAIRALNAEGAMATVDVLGEAVGEPAKADVAVAEYTRLLERIAKEGIDANVSIKPTLVGLNVDEGLCAANVDTVAKTAASLGNFVRIDMEDRTTTDATLRIYRATLAARGNVGTVLQAYMRRTASDIRQMLPIRPNLRICKGIYREPRTVAWKDFDTIRASFIHSVETLLEAGCYVGIATHDPYLVAAGMRTVDRLGLERHQYEFQMLLGVDPELRKIILDAGHRLRVYVPYGRDWYPYSTRRLRENPTVARHVLRAMVRGGD is encoded by the coding sequence ATGAGCGTATTCGACCAGCTCGTCAAGCACGGGCTTCCGCTGATCCCCAAGCCGATCGTCGGCTACTTCGCCCGGCCGTACGTGGCCGGTTCGACCCTCGACGATGCCGTCCGGGCCATCCGCGCCCTCAATGCGGAGGGGGCGATGGCCACCGTCGACGTCCTCGGCGAGGCGGTCGGCGAGCCGGCAAAGGCCGATGTCGCCGTGGCCGAGTACACGCGCCTCCTGGAGCGGATCGCCAAGGAGGGCATCGACGCCAACGTCTCGATCAAGCCGACCCTGGTCGGCCTCAACGTCGACGAGGGCCTCTGCGCAGCCAACGTCGACACCGTCGCCAAGACCGCCGCCTCCCTCGGCAACTTCGTCCGCATCGACATGGAGGACCGCACCACCACTGATGCCACGCTCCGCATCTACCGGGCCACGCTCGCCGCCCGCGGCAACGTCGGCACGGTGCTCCAGGCCTACATGCGGCGGACCGCCTCGGACATCCGGCAGATGCTGCCGATCCGACCCAACCTGCGCATCTGCAAGGGCATCTACCGGGAGCCGCGAACGGTCGCCTGGAAGGACTTCGACACCATCCGGGCCAGCTTCATCCACTCGGTCGAAACCCTGCTCGAGGCCGGCTGCTACGTCGGCATCGCCACCCACGATCCCTACCTGGTGGCGGCCGGCATGCGCACCGTCGACCGCCTCGGCCTCGAGCGCCATCAGTACGAGTTCCAGATGCTGCTCGGCGTCGATCCCGAGCTGCGCAAGATCATCCTCGACGCCGGCCACCGGCTCCGCGTGTACGTGCCCTACGGCCGCGACTGGTACCCCTACTCGACCAGGCGCCTGCGCGAGAACCCGACGGTGGCCCGACACGTGCTGCGGGCGATGGTTCGCGGCGGCGACTGA
- a CDS encoding tetratricopeptide repeat protein, whose product MSELTRGIAVSLLAIGLASSIALASGQARVSGTAVDTTGKAVAGATVTVTCPDAPTFKKVLEAEQDGSFKLLLLDATKAYIFRVQAPGYAPVEQEIKVGIGTMDNQFTFTLQSDREAVAAQQQQILEQPGYKQLEEARELVRAGQLDAARAKFSEAAAAVPDLAPAWAGLAEIDYRNGNHQSALENAKSCLANDDQYTGCLAIAANAAKELGDLEAHQAYMARYQELNPDDPTTLFNQAVEFLNALDDEHARPLLERCLAVDPSFPECLFQYAMVLLRSGDLEGAKSHLERYLEAAPDGPDAAAARETIKYL is encoded by the coding sequence ATGTCTGAGCTCACCCGCGGGATCGCGGTTTCGCTGCTGGCGATCGGGCTCGCCTCCTCGATCGCGCTGGCGTCCGGTCAGGCGAGGGTGTCCGGCACTGCGGTCGACACGACCGGCAAGGCGGTCGCTGGCGCCACCGTCACCGTCACCTGCCCCGATGCGCCGACCTTCAAGAAGGTCCTCGAGGCCGAGCAGGACGGGAGCTTCAAGCTGCTCCTGCTCGACGCCACCAAGGCCTACATCTTCCGCGTCCAGGCCCCGGGCTACGCGCCGGTCGAGCAGGAGATCAAGGTCGGCATCGGCACCATGGACAACCAGTTCACCTTCACGCTCCAGTCCGATCGGGAGGCGGTCGCCGCCCAGCAGCAGCAGATCCTCGAGCAGCCCGGGTACAAGCAGCTCGAGGAGGCCCGCGAGCTGGTGCGCGCCGGCCAGCTCGATGCGGCGCGGGCCAAGTTCAGCGAGGCGGCGGCGGCGGTCCCGGACCTCGCCCCGGCGTGGGCCGGCCTGGCCGAGATCGACTACCGCAACGGCAACCACCAATCCGCCCTCGAGAACGCGAAGTCCTGTCTCGCGAACGACGATCAGTACACCGGGTGCTTGGCGATCGCCGCCAACGCGGCGAAGGAGCTGGGGGACCTCGAGGCCCACCAGGCGTACATGGCGCGCTACCAGGAGCTCAACCCGGACGATCCCACGACCCTGTTCAACCAGGCGGTCGAGTTCCTCAACGCCCTTGACGACGAGCACGCGCGGCCGCTGCTCGAGCGCTGCCTTGCCGTCGACCCCAGCTTCCCGGAGTGCCTGTTCCAGTACGCCATGGTGCTGCTGCGCAGCGGTGACCTCGAAGGGGCGAAGTCCCACCTCGAGAGGTACCTCGAGGCGGCTCCCGACGGCCCGGATGCGGCGGCCGCCCGCGAGACCATCAAGTACCTCTAG
- a CDS encoding RNA chaperone Hfq has product MSDRKLIRPSMTEMMERFPTRSSGRRKQVPAEQTNAESFYYLKQMQGHTPMVVVLTDGTELTGWIEWYDKGCIKLNRNDAPNLLLFKHAIKYIFKEEEREGRRRRRTPPPRP; this is encoded by the coding sequence ATGTCAGACCGCAAACTGATCCGCCCCTCGATGACCGAGATGATGGAGCGGTTCCCGACCCGCTCGAGCGGGCGTCGCAAGCAGGTGCCTGCGGAGCAGACCAACGCGGAGAGCTTCTACTACCTCAAGCAGATGCAGGGCCACACCCCGATGGTGGTCGTGCTGACCGACGGCACCGAGCTGACCGGTTGGATCGAGTGGTACGACAAGGGCTGCATCAAGCTCAACCGCAACGACGCCCCCAACCTGCTGCTGTTCAAGCACGCGATCAAGTACATCTTCAAGGAAGAGGAGCGCGAGGGCCGGCGTCGCCGCCGCACGCCACCACCTAGGCCCTAG
- the ricT gene encoding regulatory iron-sulfur-containing complex subunit RicT: MAELPTCPAECPLAAQRGDWLPVLLDPDLPPLPCRSGGLSIGHGSLCVVETADGMFLGSASAYSSPVLGGARGAGGRVLRRATAEDQRRRDDLEHLGREIMSYLRLRTRELSLDMRPLKVRLPLTGRKAVVYFTAEQRVDFRPLLRELGRRYRRRVEMRPLGVRDGAKLTGGLGPCGRCLCCATFMDRFHSVTVRMAKRQNLTLNPTKISGMCGRLMCCLAHEVDQYPSATRASG; this comes from the coding sequence GTGGCTGAGCTGCCGACCTGCCCCGCCGAGTGCCCGCTCGCCGCCCAGCGCGGCGACTGGCTGCCGGTGCTTCTCGACCCCGACCTGCCGCCGTTGCCATGCCGCTCGGGTGGGCTCTCGATCGGCCACGGGTCCCTGTGCGTGGTCGAGACCGCGGACGGGATGTTCCTGGGCAGCGCCTCGGCGTACTCCTCGCCGGTGCTGGGTGGTGCGCGGGGAGCGGGCGGCCGGGTGCTGCGCCGCGCCACCGCCGAGGATCAGCGGCGGCGGGACGACCTCGAGCATCTCGGACGGGAGATCATGTCCTACCTGCGGCTGCGCACCCGGGAGCTGTCCCTGGACATGCGCCCCCTCAAGGTGCGCTTGCCGCTCACCGGCCGCAAGGCGGTCGTGTACTTCACCGCCGAGCAGCGGGTCGACTTCCGGCCGCTGCTGCGCGAGCTCGGGCGGCGCTACCGCCGTCGCGTCGAGATGAGGCCGCTCGGCGTCCGCGACGGCGCCAAGCTGACCGGTGGCCTCGGGCCGTGCGGCCGCTGTCTGTGCTGCGCCACCTTCATGGACCGCTTCCACTCGGTGACCGTGCGGATGGCAAAACGGCAGAACCTGACCCTCAACCCGACCAAGATCTCGGGCATGTGCGGCCGACTGATGTGCTGTCTCGCGCACGAGGTGGATCAGTACCCGTCGGCCACCCGGGCCTCGGGATAG
- the purE gene encoding 5-(carboxyamino)imidazole ribonucleotide mutase, with product MSQVDVVLLIGSASDWPQLRPAAEVMQQLGLAFRVHVTSAHRTPERTVELVRESERDGCQAFICAAGMAAHLAGVVAAHTLLPVLGVPLPGGVLDGVDALLSTVQMPGGVPVATFAVGPAGARNAAFFAGEIVAAARPDVAASLRRLREAAAEKVRAADREIRSDWDRSGG from the coding sequence GTGAGCCAGGTTGACGTGGTGCTGCTGATCGGGTCCGCCAGCGACTGGCCGCAGCTGCGTCCGGCGGCCGAGGTGATGCAGCAGCTCGGGCTCGCCTTCCGGGTCCACGTCACCTCCGCCCATCGGACCCCGGAGCGCACCGTCGAGCTGGTGCGGGAGTCGGAGCGCGACGGCTGCCAGGCGTTCATCTGCGCCGCCGGGATGGCCGCGCACCTGGCCGGAGTGGTGGCGGCGCACACCCTCCTGCCGGTGCTCGGCGTCCCGCTGCCGGGCGGCGTCCTCGACGGCGTCGACGCGCTGCTGTCCACCGTGCAGATGCCGGGCGGCGTGCCGGTGGCGACGTTCGCGGTCGGGCCCGCGGGCGCCCGCAACGCCGCGTTCTTCGCGGGCGAGATCGTCGCCGCGGCTCGACCCGACGTGGCAGCGTCGCTGCGTCGGCTGCGGGAGGCCGCTGCCGAGAAGGTGCGTGCCGCCGATCGCGAGATCCGCTCCGACTGGGATCGAAGCGGTGGCTGA